In the Paenibacillus pabuli genome, one interval contains:
- a CDS encoding HAMP domain-containing sensor histidine kinase: MIGRFRKQENPKDQSDGKKTGKRKFRFGQSLMSRYMILILCAVLFVPVVLPITSVIYVVFVNNMSKSSTTAPYGDVTHISNLWSNESKKLEQAAPAKVDQRMKQLHAQYPKSSMYRVDENGETVFILAGEGVEVAETSANGSTLTTLNWPLNDQKKVETRIPAVWDASYTMAFMKEAVYRDPLTVVSFIGGGNQDKGKGFMVIEVPRYLLQKSQSNWPMELLYLGLLMTIIFLFFIVMSILFFARIRKRLIRLQTAMITPGKEGIPLPVDIRRSDEIGQLEDSFNQMVYQLTESRHREREEEQFRKRLIAGLSHDLRTPLTVIRGHMHALHKEALSDKGISSLSRMESKMDDLSGLIDNMLSYNLLASGKYTLKLEEKDVFRIVRETAAAWYPVWEKEQFDIDIDLPDEPLIWRVDEQGMRRILDNLFQNVIRYAGDGKYIGISTERIHDRTALVIRDQGPGMQQEVGAKGTGLGLSIVDLLVREMGLRKKVDSSPEGVRIFIY; encoded by the coding sequence ATGATCGGGCGGTTTAGAAAGCAGGAGAATCCGAAAGATCAGAGTGACGGAAAAAAGACCGGGAAACGAAAGTTTCGATTTGGCCAATCGCTTATGTCCCGTTATATGATTCTGATCTTGTGTGCGGTATTGTTTGTACCGGTTGTTCTTCCAATCACATCCGTCATTTATGTAGTGTTCGTGAACAACATGAGCAAGAGCAGTACTACCGCTCCTTACGGTGACGTTACTCATATAAGCAATCTCTGGTCTAATGAATCGAAGAAGCTGGAACAGGCAGCGCCTGCCAAGGTGGATCAACGCATGAAACAGTTACATGCCCAATATCCCAAATCTTCGATGTACAGAGTGGACGAAAACGGGGAAACCGTGTTTATTCTTGCGGGTGAAGGTGTAGAAGTAGCAGAAACCTCCGCAAATGGCTCAACCCTGACTACTTTGAATTGGCCGCTGAATGATCAGAAAAAGGTAGAAACCCGCATTCCCGCAGTATGGGATGCTTCCTACACGATGGCATTCATGAAGGAGGCCGTCTACCGTGACCCGTTAACCGTCGTTTCATTTATAGGTGGAGGCAATCAGGACAAGGGAAAAGGATTCATGGTCATTGAAGTGCCGAGATACCTGCTCCAAAAATCCCAGAGCAACTGGCCGATGGAACTGTTGTATCTGGGTCTGCTGATGACGATTATTTTTCTGTTCTTCATAGTGATGTCCATTCTGTTTTTTGCACGGATTCGTAAACGGTTGATCCGTCTGCAGACAGCCATGATTACGCCAGGTAAGGAAGGCATTCCGCTTCCAGTTGATATCCGCAGATCGGATGAGATTGGTCAGCTGGAGGATTCATTCAATCAGATGGTGTATCAGCTGACGGAAAGCCGTCACAGGGAACGTGAGGAGGAACAATTCCGCAAACGTCTTATTGCAGGACTCTCCCATGATTTGCGTACGCCGCTAACGGTCATTCGTGGGCATATGCATGCTCTTCACAAGGAAGCGCTCAGCGATAAGGGCATCAGTTCATTGTCACGCATGGAATCGAAGATGGATGATCTAAGTGGACTGATCGATAACATGTTATCGTACAATCTGCTTGCGAGCGGTAAGTATACGCTGAAACTGGAAGAGAAAGATGTTTTCCGGATCGTTAGGGAAACGGCTGCGGCATGGTACCCTGTCTGGGAGAAAGAGCAGTTCGACATCGATATTGACCTGCCGGATGAACCACTGATCTGGCGGGTGGATGAACAGGGGATGCGTCGTATTCTGGATAACCTGTTTCAGAACGTGATTCGGTATGCAGGAGACGGAAAATACATTGGCATATCCACTGAACGAATTCACGACAGAACAGCTCTGGTTATTCGGGATCAGGGTCCGGGTATGCAGCAAGAGGTGGGAGCGAAAGGGACGGGACTCGGGCTGTCCATTGTGGATCTGCTCGTTCGCGAGATGGGCCTGCGTAAAAAGGTGGATAGCTCACCCGAAGGAGTTCGGATATTTATCTATTGA
- the sdaAB gene encoding L-serine ammonia-lyase, iron-sulfur-dependent subunit beta, with product MRFKDVFSIIGPSMTGPSSSHTAGAARLGRIARQWLGSTPERARLTLYGSFADTYQGHGTDLALIGGLLDYVTDDPRIPDAEEYAEQAGMEVEFFTSGLPAPHPNTVKIELWHGERQCSLVGASIGGGSVSVHTLNDFRVQISGEFPTLVLRHSDKAGVLASVTSTISSSGVNIGYMQVDRKARDGEALTAMEMDGAPSAEMLKRLQSLDHVLDIRVIDLKRGVEPDAV from the coding sequence ATGCGTTTTAAAGATGTTTTTTCAATCATTGGTCCGTCGATGACAGGGCCTTCAAGTTCACATACGGCCGGGGCAGCGAGGCTGGGGAGAATTGCGCGCCAGTGGCTGGGAAGTACCCCGGAACGTGCGAGGTTGACACTGTACGGTTCATTTGCGGATACGTACCAGGGTCATGGTACCGATCTGGCTTTAATTGGTGGTTTGCTTGACTATGTCACAGATGATCCGCGTATACCGGACGCCGAGGAATATGCAGAACAAGCGGGCATGGAGGTCGAGTTCTTCACGAGTGGACTACCTGCTCCGCATCCCAATACGGTCAAGATTGAGCTGTGGCACGGTGAGCGTCAATGTTCGCTCGTTGGCGCTTCGATTGGCGGCGGCAGCGTATCGGTGCATACGTTAAATGATTTTCGGGTGCAGATCAGCGGGGAATTCCCTACACTCGTACTGCGTCATTCGGACAAAGCGGGGGTACTTGCTTCCGTGACGTCTACGATCAGTTCGTCAGGAGTTAACATCGGTTATATGCAAGTGGACCGTAAAGCCCGGGATGGCGAAGCGCTAACAGCGATGGAGATGGACGGAGCACCAAGCGCTGAGATGTTGAAACGCTTGCAATCACTGGACCATGTGCTGGATATTCGCGTCATTGATTTGAAGAGAGGGGTTGAACCGGATGCGGTTTAA
- a CDS encoding MFS transporter, translating to MSNDREKERGKDAQPGGWKHAGLLLGGVGISNLGDFIYIVAINLMVLNMTQSPAAVAGLWIISPIASVCTKFWSGSLIDRYDQRQLMIGADVVRAVLVALLPLMPSLWMMYGIMFLVSMSSSIFVPSSQVYITRLVPAERRKRFNSLQAMISSGAFITGPAIAGVMLIYLSPVAAIYANAASFVVSALILMFLPRLGIGERNSRTATKLTPRLIAQDWHAVLRFSRHSGYVVGIYALFQIILVIGMSLDAQEVVFIRHVMNLSESQYGALMSVTGVGYLTGSLLVWLFAKQLPIRHMMGGGVLLVALGYFLFARSFSFELAAFAFILLGLCSALANTGLVTFYQNNIPVELMGRMSSVLGLMLSALQVISILAMGGVAEVISLRTVYTVVSAVLMLGALVLWLTSLLPSRQSYYKEHSSSSKSLHS from the coding sequence ATGAGCAATGATCGCGAGAAGGAGAGAGGGAAAGACGCCCAGCCAGGTGGATGGAAACATGCCGGCTTGCTGCTGGGTGGAGTGGGCATATCCAATCTGGGGGATTTCATCTATATAGTGGCTATTAATCTGATGGTACTCAACATGACACAGTCTCCGGCGGCAGTCGCAGGCTTGTGGATCATCTCGCCGATTGCCTCGGTATGCACCAAGTTCTGGTCAGGCAGTCTGATCGACCGCTATGACCAGCGGCAGCTGATGATTGGAGCCGATGTGGTGAGAGCTGTGCTCGTAGCATTGCTTCCGCTGATGCCCAGCCTATGGATGATGTATGGCATCATGTTTCTTGTCAGCATGTCTTCTTCCATCTTTGTGCCTTCTTCGCAGGTATACATTACCCGGCTGGTTCCTGCTGAGCGGCGCAAGCGATTCAATTCCTTGCAGGCGATGATCAGTTCAGGCGCTTTTATTACGGGTCCGGCCATAGCGGGAGTCATGCTGATCTATCTGTCTCCTGTGGCGGCGATCTATGCCAATGCTGCTTCTTTTGTGGTGTCTGCGCTGATTCTGATGTTCCTGCCAAGGCTGGGCATTGGGGAGCGGAACAGTAGAACAGCAACAAAGCTAACTCCTCGCCTGATCGCTCAGGATTGGCATGCCGTGTTGCGCTTCAGTCGTCACTCGGGCTATGTCGTTGGAATTTATGCCTTGTTCCAGATCATTCTTGTCATTGGCATGTCACTGGATGCGCAGGAAGTGGTGTTTATTCGTCATGTGATGAACCTGTCCGAGTCGCAGTATGGCGCGTTGATGAGTGTTACGGGAGTGGGTTATCTGACGGGATCTCTGCTGGTTTGGCTGTTCGCCAAACAATTACCCATCCGTCATATGATGGGCGGAGGCGTGCTCCTGGTTGCGCTTGGTTATTTCCTGTTCGCTCGTTCGTTTTCGTTCGAACTCGCCGCATTCGCCTTTATTCTGCTTGGGCTGTGTTCCGCACTGGCGAACACGGGACTGGTTACCTTTTATCAGAATAATATTCCGGTAGAATTGATGGGGCGGATGAGCAGCGTGCTTGGGCTGATGCTGAGTGCCTTACAGGTTATTTCGATTTTGGCGATGGGGGGAGTAGCGGAAGTAATCTCTCTCCGAACCGTATATACGGTGGTTTCTGCAGTTCTGATGCTGGGTGCTCTCGTGTTATGGCTTACTAGTTTGCTTCCTTCAAGACAGTCATACTATAAGGAACACAGCTCTTCCTCAAAATCACTTCATAGCTAG
- a CDS encoding alpha-glycosidase, whose amino-acid sequence MLLEAIYHQPKRNWAYAYDKDTVRLRLRAKKNDLTEVYAMTGDKYAWENTKKQIPLVKFTSDSMFDYYEGEIKPPYHRLKYSFLLKSGDEQIWMSETDFQEDEPDDPGQMFQFPYIHPGAVFTPPEWVKDAVFYQIFPERFANGNPDLNPENVEPWGGDPTPSNFFGGDLQGVMDHLDYLSELGINAIYFTPIFEATTNHKYDTEDYLRVDRHFGDADTVKRLVKLCHERGIRVLLDAVFNHSGKTFAPFVDVQKNGEKSKYKDWFHVHEFPLDVKDGIPTYETFGFEPHMPKLNTENPEVKDYLLKVAEYWIKEVGMDGWRLDVADEVDDAFWRDFRRVVKAANPEAYILGEIWNESSAWLQGDQFDAAMNYPFTDAVNGFFVKNKMNAETFANSIGRQLSRYPLQASEVAFNLLDSHDTPRLLTLCEGDQRKMKLAALFQFTYLGTPCIYYGDEIGLDGDQDPGCRKCMEWDEAKQDRELFTFYQQLIALRHAHPALRAEGHVRFLQARPEGSQLILERQSEDERILVLFNRSEETAIIEFEGGAGEWTELLDGNHRTARDGDVLAVELPAYGYAVLSTEISQGQK is encoded by the coding sequence ATGCTGCTGGAAGCCATCTATCACCAACCCAAACGGAACTGGGCCTATGCCTACGATAAGGATACCGTTCGCCTGCGCCTGCGCGCCAAAAAGAATGATCTCACCGAGGTATACGCCATGACTGGCGACAAATACGCATGGGAAAATACCAAAAAGCAGATTCCTTTGGTCAAGTTCACTTCCGATTCCATGTTCGATTACTATGAAGGTGAAATAAAGCCTCCGTATCATCGCCTGAAATATTCCTTTTTGCTCAAAAGTGGAGACGAGCAGATCTGGATGTCCGAAACGGATTTCCAGGAAGACGAACCGGACGATCCGGGGCAGATGTTTCAGTTTCCCTATATTCACCCGGGTGCGGTCTTTACGCCGCCTGAGTGGGTTAAGGATGCTGTTTTCTATCAGATCTTCCCCGAGCGTTTTGCGAACGGCAATCCGGACCTGAATCCGGAGAATGTCGAACCATGGGGCGGCGACCCTACACCGTCCAACTTCTTTGGAGGTGACCTCCAAGGTGTAATGGATCATCTGGACTACCTCAGTGAGCTGGGCATTAATGCGATTTATTTTACCCCCATCTTCGAAGCAACCACCAACCATAAGTATGATACCGAGGACTATCTGCGGGTAGATCGGCATTTTGGCGATGCGGACACCGTGAAACGATTGGTCAAGCTATGTCATGAACGCGGTATTCGGGTACTTCTGGATGCAGTGTTCAATCATTCGGGGAAGACGTTTGCACCATTTGTTGATGTGCAGAAGAACGGGGAGAAGTCCAAATACAAGGATTGGTTCCATGTTCATGAATTCCCGCTGGATGTGAAGGATGGTATACCTACGTATGAGACCTTTGGATTTGAGCCACACATGCCGAAGCTGAACACGGAGAATCCGGAGGTGAAGGACTACCTGCTGAAGGTAGCCGAATATTGGATCAAGGAAGTTGGCATGGACGGCTGGCGACTGGATGTCGCGGACGAAGTGGATGATGCATTCTGGCGCGATTTCCGCCGGGTGGTCAAAGCTGCGAATCCGGAGGCGTATATTCTCGGAGAGATCTGGAATGAATCCTCGGCCTGGCTGCAAGGTGATCAGTTTGATGCTGCCATGAATTATCCGTTTACCGATGCCGTGAATGGGTTCTTTGTAAAAAATAAAATGAATGCCGAGACGTTCGCGAATTCCATCGGACGGCAGCTGTCACGTTATCCGCTGCAAGCCAGCGAAGTCGCATTCAACCTGCTGGACAGCCATGATACGCCAAGGCTGCTGACGCTGTGCGAAGGCGATCAGCGCAAGATGAAACTGGCAGCATTGTTTCAGTTCACTTATCTAGGTACACCGTGTATCTATTACGGGGATGAGATTGGGCTGGATGGCGACCAAGATCCAGGCTGCCGGAAATGCATGGAGTGGGACGAAGCGAAGCAGGACCGCGAGTTGTTTACCTTTTATCAGCAGCTTATCGCCCTTCGCCATGCCCATCCCGCGCTGCGTGCAGAAGGCCACGTTCGATTCCTGCAAGCCCGTCCTGAAGGGAGCCAGCTGATTCTTGAACGGCAAAGTGAAGATGAACGCATCCTCGTTTTGTTTAATCGTTCGGAGGAAACGGCAATCATTGAATTTGAGGGTGGTGCAGGTGAATGGACCGAATTGTTGGACGGTAACCACCGGACTGCAAGGGACGGCGATGTCCTCGCTGTTGAACTGCCTGCATATGGTTATGCGGTATTAAGCACGGAAATCAGTCAGGGACAAAAGTAA
- a CDS encoding PH domain-containing protein: MSHAMEYTEHNNGERRRLHPKAKQATALTALMVNGLLILLAIGYLIVAWIRDWVLWPGWLGIGLFMISLVWYTWILPGLRYRHFSFRVTEEEVEIHSGWLWHKDTIVPMTRVQQVELESGPLLRKYGLAKVSIVTAAATLHIAGLEREEAEQLKRSIGHLAKVEDHDE; encoded by the coding sequence GTGAGTCACGCAATGGAGTACACAGAGCATAACAACGGAGAACGGCGGCGTCTCCATCCCAAAGCCAAGCAAGCAACAGCCCTGACGGCCCTTATGGTCAATGGGCTGTTGATTCTTCTGGCCATCGGATATCTGATTGTCGCATGGATTAGAGATTGGGTGCTGTGGCCGGGCTGGCTTGGAATAGGGCTTTTTATGATTTCACTGGTCTGGTATACCTGGATCCTGCCCGGATTACGATACCGACACTTCAGTTTTCGGGTCACTGAGGAGGAAGTGGAGATCCATTCCGGCTGGTTGTGGCATAAGGATACAATTGTGCCGATGACGCGAGTACAGCAGGTGGAGCTGGAGAGCGGTCCTTTGCTGCGAAAGTATGGACTTGCCAAAGTCAGTATCGTTACAGCGGCTGCTACACTCCACATCGCTGGACTGGAAAGGGAGGAAGCAGAGCAATTGAAGCGCAGTATCGGACATCTGGCGAAGGTGGAAGATCACGATGAATGA
- a CDS encoding response regulator transcription factor, which yields MKTKLLYIEDDTEIATWVRADLEERGYEVVWLGSGEGAAEAAGGCSLIILDVMLPGLDGFTVGQRLKKEHPSVPIVMLSARTSIDDKLHGLDFADDYVTKPFHPDELAARIEVQLRKAGTTVSSNAALKLDHLSIYEKDNRIVNEETGEEIILSGKQFHIFAYLLRHMGMIRTKEQIYEAVWNEPYLDGDKTLMVHIRHLREKLEIDPANPSVIQTVRGVGYRVKKP from the coding sequence ATGAAAACAAAACTGCTATACATTGAGGACGATACGGAAATCGCGACATGGGTCAGAGCCGACCTGGAGGAGCGAGGTTATGAGGTCGTATGGCTGGGAAGCGGAGAGGGCGCTGCTGAAGCTGCCGGGGGCTGCTCTCTGATCATTTTGGATGTCATGCTGCCAGGGCTGGATGGATTCACGGTGGGACAGAGGTTGAAAAAGGAACATCCTTCCGTGCCCATCGTCATGCTCTCGGCCAGAACGTCCATTGATGACAAGCTGCATGGGCTAGATTTTGCCGATGATTATGTAACCAAGCCGTTCCACCCCGATGAACTTGCTGCGCGAATTGAAGTCCAGCTGCGAAAGGCAGGGACTACGGTTTCCTCGAATGCTGCTCTGAAGCTGGATCACCTGTCCATCTATGAGAAGGACAATCGAATCGTCAATGAGGAGACAGGGGAAGAGATCATTTTATCGGGAAAACAGTTTCACATCTTTGCGTACCTGCTCAGGCATATGGGCATGATCCGTACGAAGGAACAGATTTATGAAGCTGTATGGAACGAGCCCTACCTGGATGGGGATAAGACATTAATGGTACATATTCGCCATCTTCGCGAGAAGCTTGAGATTGATCCGGCCAATCCGTCCGTGATTCAAACCGTGCGCGGGGTTGGATATCGTGTGAAGAAACCATGA
- a CDS encoding ABC transporter ATP-binding protein, with protein MSDNIIQTANLWKTYRDRAAVRELDLHIKKGDIYGFLGPNGAGKTTTIRMLLGLIKPTKGVIRVFDKDIRKDRMDILRRVGSLVEYPSYYGHLNAVENLEALRRILNVPKSRIAEVLSIVDLTKDAKRAVKGYSLGMKQRLGIASALLGQPELLILDEPTNGLDPAGIQEIRELIKRMPLEHGITVLVSSHLLSEVEQMASRVGIIREGKMVLQDTIANLHSQTGSSIRLTVSEPEEAMKLAREQGQFGQCQGSELTFPYMDNSAIALLVRRLVEQDHAIYRVEEHRQSLEDLFMRVIGEGAMV; from the coding sequence GTGAGTGATAACATTATTCAAACGGCCAATTTATGGAAAACATATCGGGATCGTGCGGCGGTTCGCGAATTGGATCTGCATATTAAGAAAGGGGATATCTACGGTTTCCTGGGGCCTAACGGTGCGGGTAAAACAACAACCATCCGCATGCTGCTGGGCTTGATTAAACCGACAAAAGGGGTCATTCGTGTCTTCGACAAAGACATTCGCAAGGATCGCATGGATATCCTGCGCCGTGTCGGGTCACTCGTGGAGTACCCGTCCTACTACGGCCATCTGAATGCGGTGGAGAATCTGGAGGCATTGCGTCGGATCCTGAACGTGCCCAAATCGAGAATTGCCGAGGTACTGTCTATAGTTGATCTGACAAAAGATGCAAAGCGCGCAGTTAAGGGATATTCGCTCGGAATGAAGCAGAGACTCGGGATTGCAAGTGCCTTGCTGGGTCAGCCGGAACTGTTGATATTGGATGAACCAACGAATGGACTGGATCCGGCCGGTATTCAGGAGATCCGCGAGTTAATTAAACGCATGCCGCTGGAACATGGCATTACGGTATTGGTATCAAGTCACTTGCTCAGCGAAGTGGAACAGATGGCCAGCCGGGTAGGGATTATTCGTGAAGGCAAAATGGTGCTGCAGGATACTATTGCTAACCTGCATAGCCAGACAGGCAGCTCCATCCGTTTGACCGTCTCCGAGCCGGAAGAAGCCATGAAGCTGGCGAGGGAACAAGGTCAATTCGGTCAGTGTCAAGGGTCTGAACTTACATTTCCGTACATGGACAACAGTGCGATTGCACTGCTGGTGCGCAGACTGGTTGAACAAGATCACGCCATTTATCGGGTAGAGGAGCACCGTCAGTCTCTGGAAGACCTCTTCATGCGGGTCATTGGTGAGGGGGCTATGGTATGA
- a CDS encoding PH domain-containing protein has protein sequence MNESKHLHKLYVLFPFFSVLKSIIPIIVLLIIKGVNWSKFPWYGYAAAVVLFALPFILYGWLKWRKFSYTLQDDRIVLRQGIFVREEKSIYFSRIHSIQTGQPLIQRLLKLAQLKIETPGGSKEADGVLPALAVAEAERVEQWLYQKRNEAVKKEEAPPAAEYAENDTSYDEGKSPEQKEDRIEEPSPLVQRERKVLLRLSAGRLFAGALTTMNLPLVVVFGTGVYSFADDLLPAHFYSSLVERAGQLPAIWWLGLVPVMFLLAWILSAVLFTIKYAGFTVEQEGGNITIVSGLLDRKKHVFSPRKVQAVEIREGLLRQPFGYAEVEIFVLTSETEKKMMLHPLLPLRDVNELLARIVPQFELQPPANRPPDRARWLFLRWKLLGAVLLGTAGTVFLGPTGALLFLFIPLFAVWGYGCFKDEGMSIQGKLLTIRHRAISRRTALMRRPHVVTVDTVATSRQRNKSLLSVRAKLMVNRIGFKAVFLELEQANAVKDWFRQASALIKR, from the coding sequence ATGAATGAATCAAAGCATTTACATAAGCTGTATGTCTTATTTCCCTTTTTTAGCGTATTGAAGTCCATCATTCCCATCATCGTGCTACTCATCATCAAAGGCGTGAACTGGAGCAAGTTTCCCTGGTATGGTTATGCTGCTGCAGTCGTGCTATTCGCGCTTCCGTTCATTCTGTATGGGTGGTTAAAATGGCGTAAATTCAGCTACACGCTTCAGGATGATCGGATTGTGCTGCGCCAGGGCATATTTGTCCGGGAGGAGAAATCCATCTATTTCAGTCGTATTCACTCCATTCAGACGGGGCAGCCGCTGATTCAGCGGCTGCTCAAGCTGGCACAGCTCAAGATTGAGACGCCGGGAGGCAGCAAGGAGGCGGATGGTGTACTACCCGCTCTGGCCGTTGCGGAAGCCGAGCGGGTAGAGCAGTGGTTATATCAGAAGCGCAATGAAGCTGTGAAGAAAGAGGAGGCGCCTCCCGCAGCAGAATATGCTGAAAATGATACTTCTTATGATGAGGGAAAATCTCCTGAACAAAAGGAGGATCGTATCGAGGAGCCGTCACCACTTGTGCAGCGGGAACGGAAGGTTCTGCTGCGCCTGTCAGCCGGCAGACTGTTCGCCGGAGCGCTGACCACGATGAACCTGCCGCTCGTTGTCGTATTCGGTACAGGGGTTTATTCCTTCGCAGATGATCTGCTCCCTGCGCACTTCTACAGCAGCCTGGTTGAGCGAGCTGGACAGCTGCCAGCGATCTGGTGGCTCGGACTTGTTCCTGTCATGTTTTTGCTGGCTTGGATCTTGTCTGCTGTCCTGTTCACGATCAAGTATGCCGGATTCACCGTGGAGCAGGAAGGCGGTAATATTACGATCGTTTCCGGTCTGCTCGACCGAAAAAAGCATGTGTTCTCTCCAAGGAAGGTCCAGGCGGTAGAGATCAGGGAGGGGCTGTTGCGACAGCCGTTTGGTTATGCCGAGGTGGAGATTTTTGTTTTGACTTCAGAGACGGAGAAAAAAATGATGCTTCATCCGCTGCTGCCGCTCCGCGATGTGAATGAGCTGCTTGCCCGAATCGTACCGCAATTTGAATTGCAGCCACCTGCGAACAGGCCCCCGGATCGAGCCCGTTGGTTATTCCTGCGCTGGAAATTGCTTGGTGCAGTCCTGCTGGGAACAGCGGGTACTGTGTTTCTGGGTCCGACGGGCGCGCTTCTATTTCTCTTCATCCCCTTATTTGCCGTTTGGGGATACGGATGCTTCAAGGATGAAGGGATGAGCATTCAAGGCAAGCTGCTAACCATTCGCCACCGGGCAATATCCCGCAGAACGGCGCTGATGCGCCGGCCTCATGTTGTCACGGTAGATACCGTTGCTACCTCGAGACAGCGAAACAAGTCCTTGCTATCCGTTCGGGCGAAGCTGATGGTGAATCGCATCGGTTTCAAGGCGGTTTTTCTGGAACTTGAACAGGCCAATGCCGTAAAGGATTGGTTTCGGCAGGCATCTGCCTTAATCAAGCGATGA
- a CDS encoding ABC transporter permease has protein sequence MTGRALSSDWLKIRGKGIWFLVFLAPIGLTLMQALNFGLRLDYLKGIYGDNLWNGLLENVVVFVPLALMLGATILSSMIANVEHEQGSWKQLLAMPIPRSAVYLAKFLLACILLVISCLLLTAGIVILGLVFGFNAGEIPWIQAFKLGLLPLAGALPVLSIELWLTMVTKNQALPVTLGIVLAITGMFSLSISPSFPLAWAQMAWNGPNPFMYAGMGLAAGILIMLLGMMHFGRKDVA, from the coding sequence ATGACGGGGCGTGCACTATCGTCAGACTGGCTCAAAATTCGTGGCAAAGGCATTTGGTTTCTTGTTTTTCTTGCACCCATCGGACTTACGTTAATGCAGGCCTTGAACTTTGGACTACGTCTGGATTATCTAAAAGGAATATATGGTGATAACCTGTGGAATGGGCTCCTGGAGAATGTGGTTGTTTTTGTGCCGCTTGCATTAATGCTGGGCGCAACAATCCTGAGCTCTATGATTGCCAATGTTGAGCATGAGCAAGGCTCGTGGAAGCAGCTTCTGGCGATGCCGATTCCAAGATCGGCGGTGTATCTGGCGAAGTTCCTATTGGCGTGTATACTGCTGGTTATCTCTTGTCTTCTTTTAACTGCCGGAATCGTGATTCTGGGCCTGGTGTTTGGCTTCAATGCAGGAGAGATTCCCTGGATTCAAGCATTCAAGCTGGGCCTGCTTCCGCTCGCCGGGGCACTTCCTGTACTATCCATTGAGCTGTGGCTTACGATGGTTACCAAGAATCAGGCACTTCCGGTTACCCTTGGCATTGTACTTGCGATCACAGGCATGTTTTCGCTGAGTATCTCACCAAGCTTCCCGCTCGCATGGGCACAGATGGCATGGAACGGACCGAATCCATTCATGTACGCAGGGATGGGACTTGCTGCGGGAATTCTGATTATGCTGCTTGGAATGATGCATTTCGGCCGGAAGGATGTGGCTTAA
- the sdaAA gene encoding L-serine ammonia-lyase, iron-sulfur-dependent, subunit alpha — MRFKHLHELNTICTAESKTIARLMIEEQVQETNTPEADVVRQMSEYYQVMKEAVRKGLTEDTTSRSGLTGGDGKKMAEYIRQGETCSGDASALAMAYALCVSEVNASMGRIVATPTAGSCGIIPGVFISSQERFGWSDEHLVNGLFCAGAIGYVIANNSFISGAEGGCQAEVGSAIGMAAGAMVELRGGTPEQVVHAVGLALKNTLGLICDPVAGLVEIPCIVRNGLGAVTALAAADMALAGVRSAIPSDEVIDVMLEVGSAMPSRHRETAQGGLAQTPTGRKMMEKLAKPKAKRAEPEAESEPESTKNNSKEQA; from the coding sequence ATGCGGTTTAAGCACTTGCATGAATTAAATACGATCTGTACGGCAGAATCCAAAACCATTGCCCGGCTGATGATCGAGGAGCAGGTTCAGGAGACCAATACGCCGGAAGCGGATGTGGTGCGGCAGATGTCGGAATATTATCAGGTGATGAAAGAGGCTGTACGGAAAGGACTGACGGAGGACACCACTTCGCGCAGTGGCTTGACCGGCGGAGACGGCAAAAAGATGGCCGAGTATATTCGCCAGGGCGAAACCTGCTCGGGTGATGCCTCCGCACTTGCGATGGCCTACGCCCTGTGTGTTTCCGAAGTCAATGCTTCCATGGGCCGGATTGTGGCTACACCGACAGCGGGTTCGTGCGGTATCATCCCCGGTGTATTCATCAGCTCCCAAGAGCGATTCGGATGGAGTGATGAGCATTTGGTGAACGGCTTATTCTGTGCAGGTGCAATTGGATATGTCATCGCCAACAACTCGTTCATTTCCGGTGCCGAGGGCGGCTGCCAGGCTGAAGTCGGTTCTGCAATCGGCATGGCCGCAGGTGCAATGGTGGAGCTGCGTGGAGGGACACCGGAGCAGGTCGTTCATGCCGTAGGTCTCGCGTTAAAAAACACACTCGGCCTCATCTGCGATCCGGTCGCAGGGCTTGTTGAAATTCCATGCATCGTCCGGAACGGACTGGGTGCGGTAACAGCACTGGCTGCAGCCGATATGGCACTGGCTGGGGTTCGGAGCGCCATCCCATCGGACGAAGTCATTGACGTCATGCTGGAAGTGGGAAGTGCCATGCCGAGCAGGCACCGCGAGACGGCTCAGGGTGGTTTGGCCCAGACGCCAACGGGCCGGAAAATGATGGAGAAGCTGGCGAAACCCAAAGCGAAGCGAGCAGAACCTGAAGCTGAGTCCGAACCGGAGAGCACGAAGAACAATTCGAAAGAGCAGGCTTAG